One window of the Actinomycetota bacterium genome contains the following:
- a CDS encoding ABC transporter ATP-binding protein, producing the protein MIGAEDVVRVRDLRMSYGPVVVLDGVDFDIHKGEVVTLLGPNGAGKTTTIEILEGFRGRSAGDVEVLGADPAKGNEDWRARTGVVLQSWRDHPRWTPRRLLNHLGRYYEPYSTPDRPRPRNVDELIEMVGLEEKADQKIVTLSGGQRRRLDVAIGIIGRPELLFLDEPTAGFDPQARREFHDLVHRLSDFEDTTILLTTHDLDEAERLADRILILAGGHIVADGSADELARQVAGEAQVKWSCNGEHFVHATPDATGFVRNLFLQHGELIQDLEVRRASLEDTYITMVQQHEAGGPDKVVVPFDLAGAGSRTGTEQ; encoded by the coding sequence ATGATCGGCGCGGAGGATGTAGTCAGGGTCAGGGACCTACGGATGTCCTACGGACCGGTCGTCGTCCTGGACGGCGTGGACTTCGACATCCACAAAGGCGAGGTGGTCACCCTCCTCGGCCCCAACGGCGCCGGCAAGACCACCACCATCGAGATTCTGGAAGGCTTTCGCGGCCGCTCGGCAGGGGACGTCGAGGTTCTCGGCGCCGACCCGGCAAAGGGCAACGAGGACTGGCGAGCCCGCACCGGCGTCGTGCTCCAATCCTGGCGGGACCACCCTCGCTGGACGCCGAGGCGCCTGCTGAACCACCTCGGCCGCTACTACGAGCCCTACTCCACCCCGGACCGCCCGCGGCCGCGCAACGTCGACGAGCTGATCGAGATGGTCGGTCTGGAGGAGAAGGCCGACCAGAAGATCGTGACCCTCTCGGGCGGGCAGCGCCGGAGGCTCGACGTAGCGATCGGCATCATCGGCCGCCCCGAACTGCTGTTCCTGGACGAGCCGACCGCCGGCTTCGACCCCCAGGCCAGGCGGGAGTTCCACGATCTTGTCCACCGGCTCTCCGACTTCGAGGACACCACAATCCTGCTCACCACCCACGACCTGGACGAGGCGGAGCGGCTGGCCGACCGGATATTGATCCTCGCCGGGGGGCACATCGTGGCCGACGGCAGCGCCGATGAGCTGGCCCGCCAGGTGGCCGGTGAGGCCCAGGTGAAGTGGAGCTGCAACGGCGAACACTTCGTCCACGCCACGCCGGACGCCACCGGCTTCGTGCGGAACCTGTTCCTGCAGCACGGCGAGCTGATCCAGGACCTGGAGGTCCGGCGGGCGAGCCTCGAAGACACCTACATCACGATGGTCCAGCAGCACGAGGCCGGCGGCCCGGACAAAGTGGTG